CTTTCGCCCTATATAGATCAAACATCTCAAAATATTGCCGATAACCTAAAAAGATCTCATCGCCTCCTTCTCCGCTCAGTACAACCCGAAACCCATCTTTTTTTATCCGCTCCATTAAAAAAAAGAGCGGTACAGAAGCGCTGTCTCCAACAGGCTCGTCAAAATGCTCTATAACGGTATGCAACGTTTCAAAAAAATCCTCTTTTGTCATTACCATTTCGGTATGTTCGCTTCCGATATGGCTCGCTACGACTCTGGCATAAGGCAGTTCACTGTAGCGCTCCTCTTCATACCCGATAGAATAAGTTGCAAGATGCCCTTGCATTGCTTTTGCTACCGCACTGACAAAAGAGCTATCTACCCCTCCACTGAGCAAAGAAGCAACCTTAAAATCGCCTTGCAGTCTTTTTTGCACACTCTGCAGCAACACCTCTTCCAAAGCAGCTTTTCGTTTTTGCAAAAGGGTGGTAAACTTGCGTATTTGAAACTTTCGACTCTGACAATCCAAAATCAGTTCTTGGCCACCTAGGAGCTTGTATATGCCTTTATAAAAGGTATGTTCATTTGGGATGGAGCCAAAAGAGAGATAGCAACTCAGTGCTTTGTGATTGTACCCCACGCTCCCCAGATAGGCTGTGATCGCTTTTATTTCGCTTGCAAAGATAAAAAAATTGTGACCAACATAGTAGTAAAGCGGTTTTTTCCCAAAAGGATCTTTTGCTAAGTAAAGCTTTTCTCCGTCGAGCACTGCCAGTGCAAACATCCCTTGAAGCTGTGAAAAATCTTGAAGCGACTTAGCTATCGCCTGCGCTTCGCTTTGTGCACCAAGATCATGAAAATTATAAATCTCTCCATTGAAAAGTATCACTTTGCCATCATGGATATAGGGCTGTTTTGCGTTTTTATCCACAATATAGAGTCTTCTGTGGGCTAAAAGGAGATTCTTTTTTTCATAGTATCCGATATCGTCGTCACCTCTGTGAGAAAGCGTTTCAAAAGCTTTTTTTGCTTTTAGGGGATTAAACGATCCGACGATTCCAAAAATGGCACACATTACTTTTTGGGAAAAAACTTGGTGATGGAATAGGCTTCACGTTTGAGTTTGTCCTCTATATCATACTCGTACTCTTCCAAAAAGTCGTTGAGTATTTCAGCCATTACCTGTAATCGCTCTTCGATAGAGAGTTCCGGTAAAGCCTCTTCTAAAAAGCTATACAGATCGCACTCTCCCTCTTGGCACTTTTCATGAAGCTTTTTAATCTCTTTTAAATCCATTTCTTCTTCCTTAACCACCAGTATATTCCCGCTGCAATGAGGATATTGACAACCCATACGGCAGCATAGCCATATTTCCAGTCCAGTTCTGGCATATAACGAAAGTTCATCCCGTAATTGCCCACAATAAAGGTCAAAGGCAAGAAGATAAGCGTAATTCCAGTGAGCCGCTGCATCGTTTTGTTCATCTGATTGCTCATAAATCCCATCAAGAGATTTTGCAAATACCCTGTTCTATCCAAGTACGCTTTGGATTCATTGATCAAAAAGGAGAGGTGCTCTTTGAGATCGATAAACTCATATTTGAGTTTTTTTCGGATGGTTGGGGGAAAGTGATTGTAGATTTTGTTGATCACGTCGTTTTCAAGCACACTTATCTTAGAAATTTTATTGAGACTTCTTCTCGCAAAATAGAGACTCTTTTGGATCTCTTTTTCATCCACATCTTCACTGAATATTCGATCTTCTATAATTTCGAGTTTATCATCAATGAGATCAATGATATTCATCTTAAAATCGATCAAAATATCTAGTAAAACATACGTTGCATACTCCAGCCGGTCACCGATGCGATACCGTTTTCGAAATCTTGCCACAACACGCTGGATAATCTCTCTGTCTTCACACAAAAAAATCATTTTCTGGCCTGTCAAAATGATCATAATGTTTGCATCTTCATACATCAAAGGATGTTCGTCACTTCGCTTGAAATATTTCAAAACGATAAATTGGAAACGATCCCCCTCCTCAAAAGCGACACTTTGGTCTTCGTTTTGAATATCTTCTATGAAGCTCTCATGAAAACCGTGGGTCAAAAGCCACTGAATGATCTTTTCGTTGTGTGAAGAGGTAAAGACTATCTGCTTTTTGTTCTCTTCTAACTCTATCTGCTCTTTTTTTTCCAGTTCATCTGATATAACATACATTAAAAACTGCACCCTCTATATCTGTATTTATCCAAAACCTCAAAAAGCGGCTTTACAACATCTTTTTTCATCGGCAAAAGCAACAAAGCCTTATACAGCTCCTCTGCTCCCGGTAAAAAATCACCTTGAAAAAAACTCATGCGATACAAAGGCTTGAAACGCACTTCCACATGCACACCTTTTTCTCGTAGTTCAGCAAAAATATCCTCTTTCGGGCAATACAGTGACGGTTTCAAAAGGATGGGATACTGAGTTTTGAGCGTTTTTTGTCCAATTTTCAAGATATCGAAGTATGGGCTGCCCCTAAATTTTTCTTCAAAAAACTCCACTACTTCGTTACTCTCTTCAATCGCCTGTTGTCCATCTTCTTCGCAAGGTCTGCGAAGGTTTTTGATACCCACATCGACAACATCATAGTTCCAAAGCCGTCCTCTTTGCACACCG
This region of Nitratiruptor sp. YY08-10 genomic DNA includes:
- the asnB gene encoding asparagine synthase (glutamine-hydrolyzing) produces the protein MCAIFGIVGSFNPLKAKKAFETLSHRGDDDIGYYEKKNLLLAHRRLYIVDKNAKQPYIHDGKVILFNGEIYNFHDLGAQSEAQAIAKSLQDFSQLQGMFALAVLDGEKLYLAKDPFGKKPLYYYVGHNFFIFASEIKAITAYLGSVGYNHKALSCYLSFGSIPNEHTFYKGIYKLLGGQELILDCQSRKFQIRKFTTLLQKRKAALEEVLLQSVQKRLQGDFKVASLLSGGVDSSFVSAVAKAMQGHLATYSIGYEEERYSELPYARVVASHIGSEHTEMVMTKEDFFETLHTVIEHFDEPVGDSASVPLFFLMERIKKDGFRVVLSGEGGDEIFLGYRQYFEMFDLYRAKDLKYKNWLKNYFRSHFSPNKEWEWYKRVFEDEVIFRSSCEVFTDLQKNLFMKRNVKDGESLECMDEILQQWWQSGWEDSFEFFTFVDLKIRLESLYLHKLDMVSMAHTIEARTPLLDRTILQAAFAHEERNKTSKYLLKEVAKSYIPQEIIQRKKKGFSYPYMQWMKQSELFEKIPKLNEQYDIFKKDQVEFLMENAKRNRFSRHFWLVFAHLLWLDENF
- a CDS encoding magnesium transporter CorA family protein, producing MYVISDELEKKEQIELEENKKQIVFTSSHNEKIIQWLLTHGFHESFIEDIQNEDQSVAFEEGDRFQFIVLKYFKRSDEHPLMYEDANIMIILTGQKMIFLCEDREIIQRVVARFRKRYRIGDRLEYATYVLLDILIDFKMNIIDLIDDKLEIIEDRIFSEDVDEKEIQKSLYFARRSLNKISKISVLENDVINKIYNHFPPTIRKKLKYEFIDLKEHLSFLINESKAYLDRTGYLQNLLMGFMSNQMNKTMQRLTGITLIFLPLTFIVGNYGMNFRYMPELDWKYGYAAVWVVNILIAAGIYWWLRKKKWI
- a CDS encoding DegT/DnrJ/EryC1/StrS family aminotransferase, which gives rise to MHVLYAKNSSIIYCALLHAYGFDRLKIPAIAPTFFANIAKMMGIEISFRDVKLDFSSDADVVHNFFESFTPKAKIVFQNWGECVGDAEVFVMKRADCVKLVIKNEKIAKKVELFLDGGVQRGRLWNYDVVDVGIKNLRRPCEEDGQQAIEESNEVVEFFEEKFRGSPYFDILKIGQKTLKTQYPILLKPSLYCPKEDIFAELREKGVHVEVRFKPLYRMSFFQGDFLPGAEELYKALLLLPMKKDVVKPLFEVLDKYRYRGCSF